Proteins encoded within one genomic window of Festucalex cinctus isolate MCC-2025b chromosome 18, RoL_Fcin_1.0, whole genome shotgun sequence:
- the LOC144006654 gene encoding neuronal migration protein doublecortin-like yields the protein MELDFAHFDERDKGSRTPRGSRLNGLPSPTHSAHCSFYRTRTLQTLSNEKKAKKVRFYRNGDRYFKGIVYAVANDRFRTFDALLADLTRSLSDHINLPQGVRFIFTIDGASRISALDELEEGESYVCASENIFKKVDYTKNVNPNWSVNVKASASQKNIQSLAARAASEPREQSKDFVRPKLVTVMRSGVKPRKAVRVLLNKKTAHSFEQVLTDITEAIKLESGVVKRIYTLDGKEVTCLQDFFGDEDVFIACGPEKFRYAQDDFSLDENECRVMKNQKAHRSLIKSPASAKRCKSPAESINGTGSSSQISTPVSKHSPTSTPTSPAPSSKQKDLYLPLSLDDDDSIGESM from the exons ATGGAGCTAGACTTCGCACACTTTGACGAGCGAGACAAGGGGTCGCGGACCCCGCGAGGCAGCCGCTTGAATGGACTCCCCAGCCCGACGCACAGCGCCCACTGCAGCTTCTACCGCACGCGCACCCTGCAAACGCTGTCCAAtgagaagaaggccaaaaaagtCCGCTTCTACCGCAACGGAGACCGCTACTTCAAGGGCATCGTGTACGCCGTGGCCAACGACAGATTCCGCACCTTCGACGCGCTGCTGGCCGACCTGACGCGCTCGCTCTCCGACCACATCAACTTGCCTCAGGGTGTCCGCTTTATCTTCACCATTGATGGCGCCAGTAGGATCTCGGCACTGGATGAACTAGAGGAAG GGGAGAGCTACGTTTGCGCTTCAGAGAACATCTTCAAGAAGGTCGACTACACAAAGAACGTCAACCCCAACTGGTCGGTGAACGTGAAGGCCTCTGCCAGCCAGAAGAACATCCAGTCGCTGGCGGCCCGCGCTGCCAGCGAGCCCAGAGAGCAAAGCAAAGACTTTGTTCGCCCCAAGCTGGTGACGGTGATGCGCAGCGGCGTCAAACCGCGCAAGGCCGTGCGCGTCCTGCTCAACAAGAAGACGGCGCACTCGTTCGAGCAGGTGCTCACCGACATCACGGAGGCCATCAAGCTGGAAAGCGGGGTGGTCAAACGGATCTACACGCTTGATGGTAAAGAG GTTACTTGCCTCCAGGATTTCTTTGGGGACGAGGATGTGTTCATTGCATGTGGACCTGAGAAATTCCGCTACGCCCAAGATGACTTCTCTCTGGATGAGAATG AGTGCCGAGTGATGAAGAATCAGAAAGCTCATCGTAGTTTGATCAAGAGTCCCGCATCAGCCAAACGCTGCAAGTCGCCTGCTGAAtcaa TCAACGGCACAGGCTCCAGCAGCCAGATTTCCACCCCGGTCTCCAAGCACTCCCCGACCTCCACCCCTACCAGCCCTGCACCCAGCAGCAAGCAGAAG GACCTCTACCTGCCCTTATCTCTGGATGACGACGATTCTATCGGGGAGTCCATGTAG